The region AAACGGCCTGGTTGGCGTTCAGCGAACGTGTCCTCCAAGAAGCCGCCGACCCAGCAGTCCCGCTCTTCGAGCGACTCTTCTTTTGCGGCATCTTCTCGTCGAACCTAGACGAGTACTTCCGAGTGCGGGTCGCTTCGCTCCGAAGCCTGCTGCGCCTGGGTAAGGGCGGGTATGCGAAGTTCGGGATCGAGCCACACCGACTATTGCATGACATACACCGCATTGTAATGACTCAGCAGGAGCGGTACGGGGGCATCCTCGGTCCTTTGATGGACGAAATGAGGGCTACGGGCATTAACCTTGTGAACGAAGAAACCGTCGATCCCGTACATGACGACTTTCTTCGTTCCACATTCCGCGACACGATCGCCCATCATCTCGATCCCGCACCACTTCGAGGAAGTGATGGTCCGCCCTTCCTCAAGAACAACAAGGTCTACCTCGCGGTCGAGGTGTGGGACGGAACCGACGGTGTCCAGACTTCATGGACACCCTCCTATCAATTGGTTGAAGTGCCGTCGGGGCAAGTCTCCCGATTTATCACGCTTCCGTCGCGGGGTGACAATCACGAAGTCATGTTCCTCGACGATGTGATCCGGTACTGCTTGGATGAGGTCTTTCCTGGGAAAGAAGTAGGCCGCAGCTACGCTCTAAAGCTCACCCGAGATGCGGAGCTCTACGTGGACGATGAGTTCGAGGTCGACCTCGTTGAAGCGATCCGCCAGAGCTTGGGGAAGAGAGACACCGGCCTACCCAGTCGATTCCTGTACGACATGAGCATGCCCTACGTCCTCGTGCACACACTGCAGCATGAACTCGGCCTCGCGGAAGAAGACCTCATACTGGGTGCCCGATATCACAATTTGAGCGACTACATGGGCTTCCCCCGCTTTGGGAGTGACGACCTTAGCTATCCGGACTGGCCCCCAATTCCCCACCCGACCCTGGAGACTGCCCCCTCGATCCTCGAACTGGTCAGAGGAGCCGATCAGGTCATCCACACACCCTACCAGTCGTTCAACCATTTTGTCCGCTTCCTCGATGAGGCGGCCGAAGACCCGGACGTAACGGCCATCTCGCTGACCGTGTATCGAGTCGCCAGAGACTCGGCCGTACTCTCGACGCTGATCAAGGCGGCGGAAAACGGGAAGAAGATCACCGTCTTCATGGAGGTTCAGGCTCGATTCGACGAAGAGTCGAATCTTTACTGGGCTGAGCGCTTGGAGGCGGCAGGTGTTCGAACCCTCTATTCGATGCGCGGCCTCAAAGTCCACGCAAAGATCTGCCTGGTGGCACGGAACGAAGGGGCCAGCGTCCGACACTACGGGTACGTCGGGACAGGCAACTTCAATGAGAAGACCGCGGAGATCTACACGGACCACGGCATCCTCACGGCGGATGAGCGTATCACCGCAGACCTAGAACAGGTCTTCATGTTCTTGGCCGGCGAGATCGAAGAGCCTGAGACGCAACACCTCCTCGTGGCGCCCTTTACACTGAGAAAGGG is a window of Longimicrobiales bacterium DNA encoding:
- the ppk1 gene encoding polyphosphate kinase 1 gives rise to the protein MSEKTDKYQLVDRETAWLAFSERVLQEAADPAVPLFERLFFCGIFSSNLDEYFRVRVASLRSLLRLGKGGYAKFGIEPHRLLHDIHRIVMTQQERYGGILGPLMDEMRATGINLVNEETVDPVHDDFLRSTFRDTIAHHLDPAPLRGSDGPPFLKNNKVYLAVEVWDGTDGVQTSWTPSYQLVEVPSGQVSRFITLPSRGDNHEVMFLDDVIRYCLDEVFPGKEVGRSYALKLTRDAELYVDDEFEVDLVEAIRQSLGKRDTGLPSRFLYDMSMPYVLVHTLQHELGLAEEDLILGARYHNLSDYMGFPRFGSDDLSYPDWPPIPHPTLETAPSILELVRGADQVIHTPYQSFNHFVRFLDEAAEDPDVTAISLTVYRVARDSAVLSTLIKAAENGKKITVFMEVQARFDEESNLYWAERLEAAGVRTLYSMRGLKVHAKICLVARNEGASVRHYGYVGTGNFNEKTAEIYTDHGILTADERITADLEQVFMFLAGEIEEPETQHLLVAPFTLRKGLKRLIKDEAKAAKQGLPSGITLKLNALEDTKMIRALYDASGDGVPMEIILRGICRLLQGVPGQSETISVRSIIDRYLEHPRIYRFHSGGEDRMYLASADWMKRNLSRRVEVAIPVYDPEVKRQLAKLLDIQLADNQKARSIEADGTNPYLRNDEAPLRAQAVFRDFVASL